A region of Acidobacteriota bacterium DNA encodes the following proteins:
- a CDS encoding alpha/beta fold hydrolase: MFRTRFKKEIVAEFLPPVRQGKTHKVIILCDGMPSLPSKQPLAEFLARRGYWVFYPRYRGAWESGGKFLEKSPAQDIADVITGITRGRIRDSAFGQEFRVRPDSIFVIGGSFGGAAAILASLDRRVTKVIANCPVVDWSVLGEEQEKETSNKSYPAYIREAFGNAYRLTDRNWNRLRRGDFFNPARHIAQLAAPKIMIFHAKDDPYIPWKQVDAFARRAGIKLNLLARGGHLSTTRTVQQYWPRIRRFFDS; the protein is encoded by the coding sequence ATGTTCCGCACAAGGTTCAAAAAGGAAATCGTTGCCGAATTCCTGCCGCCTGTCCGGCAGGGCAAAACGCACAAAGTAATTATCCTTTGCGACGGCATGCCATCACTTCCCTCGAAGCAGCCGCTCGCAGAATTTCTGGCACGGCGGGGCTATTGGGTTTTCTATCCGCGGTATCGCGGCGCATGGGAGAGCGGCGGGAAGTTTCTCGAAAAGTCTCCGGCGCAAGACATCGCGGACGTTATCACCGGAATCACCAGGGGCCGCATCAGGGATAGCGCCTTCGGGCAGGAATTCCGCGTGAGGCCCGATTCGATATTTGTGATTGGCGGAAGTTTTGGCGGCGCGGCGGCCATTCTTGCTTCGCTCGATCGCCGCGTAACGAAGGTGATCGCCAACTGCCCGGTGGTTGACTGGAGCGTTCTGGGCGAGGAGCAGGAAAAGGAAACCTCCAACAAAAGCTATCCGGCGTACATCCGCGAAGCCTTCGGCAACGCCTACCGGCTCACGGACAGAAACTGGAACAGGCTTCGGCGGGGCGACTTTTTCAACCCTGCGCGGCACATCGCGCAACTTGCCGCTCCAAAGATCATGATCTTTCACGCCAAGGACGATCCTTACATTCCCTGGAAGCAGGTGGACGCCTTTGCCCGGCGAGCAGGGATCAAACTGAACCTGCTGGCGCGCGGCGGCCACCTCAGCACTACCAGAACGGTGCAGCAATACTGGCCCCGTATCAGACGTTTTTTCGATTCCTGA
- a CDS encoding carbon-nitrogen hydrolase family protein — MKVAAVQMDVKILEKERNLARVLEHLDRAAREGAKLVVFPECALSGYCFTSREEAQPAAEPIPGPSTEKLAAAAKRLGVSIVVGMLEHAGQHLYNVAAVITPEGIQGVYRKLHLPYLGIDRYNGLGDVPFTVFQAGQAKIGVNICYDCSFPESGRVLKLKGAQILVIPTNWPMGSDTWAHIPKVRAIENHMYVVAADRVGEERGVRFAGHSQIIDVTGVALVEAGEIEEAILYADIEPKCADMNRVVRIAGEWEYDRIAARRPEMYGPITQPK; from the coding sequence ATGAAAGTCGCTGCAGTCCAGATGGACGTTAAGATCCTCGAGAAGGAGCGCAACCTCGCCAGGGTGCTTGAGCACCTCGATCGGGCCGCACGCGAAGGTGCAAAGCTGGTGGTCTTCCCGGAGTGTGCTCTTTCCGGCTATTGTTTCACCAGCCGCGAGGAGGCGCAGCCCGCCGCCGAACCCATCCCCGGCCCCTCCACGGAAAAGCTCGCTGCCGCAGCCAAACGGCTGGGGGTCTCAATCGTAGTCGGAATGCTGGAACACGCAGGGCAACATCTTTATAACGTTGCGGCAGTGATCACTCCGGAAGGAATACAGGGAGTGTATCGCAAACTCCACTTGCCCTACCTGGGCATTGACCGCTACAACGGGCTGGGCGACGTTCCGTTCACGGTGTTCCAGGCCGGGCAGGCGAAGATTGGTGTCAACATTTGCTATGATTGCAGCTTTCCTGAATCCGGCCGCGTGCTCAAGCTGAAGGGCGCGCAGATACTGGTCATCCCAACCAACTGGCCCATGGGTTCCGACACCTGGGCGCACATCCCGAAAGTTCGCGCCATTGAAAACCACATGTACGTTGTTGCCGCCGACCGCGTGGGTGAAGAACGTGGCGTCCGCTTTGCCGGCCACTCGCAGATTATTGACGTCACGGGTGTCGCGCTGGTGGAAGCCGGCGAAATCGAAGAGGCAATTCTCTACGCTGACATTGAACCCAAGTGCGCTGACATGAACCGCGTGGTGCGGATTGCCGGCGAATGGGAGTACGACCGCATCGCCGCCCGCCGTCCGGAAATGTACGGGCCCATCACCCAGCCGAAATAG
- a CDS encoding carboxypeptidase regulatory-like domain-containing protein has translation MLKRFSLFLLLPLLFAGTCFAQDTATIVGTVTDPTGAIIPGVKITVSNPDRGFVRTLSTNSSGAYAAVRIPIGNYVITADNTGFKKEVRTGISLSAGQTLRVDLTLTLGQVTQQVEVSGNVPHVDTENATLSGVVTSKQIQNLTLNGLNFGALTFLVPGAIQDNGYSEAQQLGHAGAEVGVSFNGTREEYGNLELDGGNNSQESSTSMGGAITPAIDSIAEFRISTSNYGADVGQHAGALVEVVTKGGTRSFHGDAYEFVRNDALDANDWFANQQINPPGGNAPKTPLKWNIFGYTLGGPFYIPGLYNTHKQKTFFFWSQEWAKYRQASLIKGGVPTPQMRNGDFSQCDPASPNYSSLLVSQGCVLPTVNGNPVDTVSVDPNAAAMLDAYVPMPNNGIDGYVAAHSVPTNFGEQMIRVDQNISDKTSLFVRFTHDSWTKTAVPALWTGSSYDTTQSVYSVPARQTVFHLNSNLRNNLLNEFIFSYTDTPHTITPGPGPGNKVGSILKPSSWTASNFFAANSSNKELPGVSVGGGTPFSFGVDNGNYVGKYDAEPVYVFKDNVAWTKGNHTFKFGVFFERFQLTEQFGFNTQGYYNFNNGNPITTGNALADMFLGRIAQYQEGTLQYNGVPVGGYGVGHWRRTDFEPYFQDDWKVSRKLTLNFGVRYYLLVPPHDVTKPTVDSSFIPSFYNPASAAVLGADGNLYHNSSTGQIYDFTGFGNGLVQCGSGPILPGCQKTYYKNVGPRFGFAYDPTGSGKWAIRGGYGIYYEAGNGNDANVIGLEGNAPAILAPIGFNLASYQALTPGLYGPAGIQAIPYYQKNPSMQQYNLSVQHEFKGNNLLTVAYVGDVGRHLDTSRNVNQIPVGVGTMNVPALAGNGCNSSGNCDVQSLLMTNQVSPNYFYPYQGFGRINQKQFTAVSSYNALQADFRHTTGFGLTLQAAYTWSHTIDNSTSSYFSTGVDDNFDMNRWKGTSDLNRAQVFEVNYVYSLPFFKNSTNGFAKQALGGWQISGITTFFTGVPVDFGCGVNAFSTGIGTGVRCNTVGPLNVQKGTYNDPQFGPMVSWFNPSVITQPLQSQLLANGQPGMFGYMGRNMLTGPGRNNWDLALHKDITFPWFRAENSTLQFRLETFNSFNHPQWNSINAGCSGSIGFGQPCTQVGNGEVNSTWSPRNVQLGMKFIF, from the coding sequence ATGCTTAAGCGGTTTAGTCTCTTTCTGCTGCTTCCTTTGCTATTCGCCGGCACATGTTTCGCTCAGGATACAGCCACCATTGTGGGAACAGTTACAGACCCTACAGGGGCGATAATTCCGGGCGTCAAAATAACTGTTTCAAACCCCGATAGAGGATTTGTTCGGACGTTGTCAACGAACTCGTCGGGCGCATATGCAGCTGTCAGAATCCCTATCGGCAATTACGTCATTACAGCTGACAATACGGGATTCAAGAAGGAGGTTCGGACAGGGATCAGCCTTTCGGCAGGCCAAACTCTGCGGGTTGATCTGACATTGACGCTGGGGCAGGTTACTCAACAGGTTGAGGTCTCAGGAAACGTGCCACACGTCGACACTGAAAACGCGACCCTATCCGGCGTAGTAACTTCCAAACAAATTCAGAACCTCACCCTGAATGGGCTGAACTTCGGGGCTTTGACTTTCCTTGTGCCGGGCGCCATACAGGACAATGGCTACTCTGAAGCGCAACAGCTTGGCCACGCCGGCGCCGAAGTGGGCGTTTCATTCAACGGGACCCGCGAAGAATATGGCAATCTGGAGTTGGACGGCGGAAATAACTCTCAGGAAAGTTCAACCTCAATGGGTGGTGCCATAACACCAGCGATTGACTCGATCGCGGAGTTTCGTATTTCCACGTCCAACTATGGAGCGGATGTTGGCCAGCACGCCGGGGCGCTGGTCGAAGTAGTAACGAAAGGCGGGACCAGGAGTTTCCACGGCGACGCCTACGAGTTCGTACGAAATGACGCGCTTGACGCGAATGACTGGTTTGCCAATCAGCAAATCAATCCGCCTGGGGGAAATGCTCCCAAGACTCCGCTGAAATGGAATATTTTTGGGTACACTCTTGGCGGGCCTTTCTATATCCCCGGTCTCTATAATACCCACAAGCAGAAGACGTTCTTTTTCTGGTCTCAGGAGTGGGCAAAATATCGCCAAGCCTCTCTGATCAAAGGCGGCGTACCGACGCCGCAGATGCGCAATGGAGATTTCAGCCAGTGCGATCCTGCCTCGCCAAATTACAGTTCTCTGCTTGTCAGCCAGGGTTGCGTTTTGCCTACTGTGAACGGCAATCCAGTGGATACGGTGTCCGTCGACCCCAATGCAGCAGCAATGCTTGATGCCTACGTTCCCATGCCAAACAATGGAATTGACGGCTATGTGGCTGCCCACAGTGTTCCGACGAATTTCGGCGAACAGATGATACGAGTAGACCAGAACATTAGCGACAAAACTTCGCTGTTTGTCCGGTTCACTCACGATTCATGGACAAAAACCGCTGTGCCTGCGTTATGGACGGGGTCGAGTTACGACACCACGCAGAGCGTTTATTCGGTGCCTGCCCGCCAGACCGTGTTCCATCTCAATAGCAACCTCAGGAATAACCTGCTGAACGAGTTCATTTTCAGCTACACCGACACACCGCATACAATTACACCGGGGCCTGGCCCGGGAAACAAAGTGGGGTCTATCCTTAAGCCCTCGTCGTGGACCGCCTCCAACTTTTTCGCAGCCAACTCGAGCAACAAAGAACTTCCCGGAGTTTCGGTTGGTGGAGGAACACCCTTTTCTTTCGGAGTTGATAACGGAAATTACGTCGGCAAGTACGATGCCGAGCCGGTCTATGTTTTCAAAGACAACGTGGCCTGGACTAAGGGAAACCACACCTTCAAGTTCGGTGTTTTCTTTGAAAGGTTCCAGTTAACCGAGCAATTTGGGTTCAATACTCAGGGCTACTACAATTTCAACAATGGCAACCCCATCACAACAGGCAACGCGCTGGCGGACATGTTCCTGGGGAGGATAGCGCAATACCAGGAAGGAACTCTCCAGTACAATGGTGTTCCGGTGGGCGGATACGGGGTTGGACACTGGCGGCGCACTGACTTCGAACCCTATTTCCAGGATGACTGGAAAGTCAGTCGAAAGCTCACGTTGAACTTCGGTGTGCGTTATTACCTTTTAGTTCCGCCCCACGATGTAACCAAGCCGACGGTCGACTCAAGTTTCATCCCCTCCTTTTACAATCCTGCAAGCGCAGCCGTTCTGGGGGCAGATGGAAACCTGTACCATAACTCATCGACTGGCCAGATTTATGATTTCACCGGGTTCGGTAACGGCCTTGTGCAGTGTGGCTCAGGGCCTATCCTGCCGGGATGCCAAAAGACCTACTACAAAAATGTTGGCCCGCGGTTCGGGTTTGCGTACGACCCGACGGGTTCCGGCAAATGGGCGATACGCGGCGGCTACGGCATCTACTATGAAGCTGGAAATGGAAACGACGCTAACGTGATCGGACTGGAAGGAAACGCTCCCGCGATTCTTGCTCCGATCGGATTTAACCTTGCTTCCTATCAGGCGCTCACTCCCGGCTTGTATGGTCCGGCCGGCATCCAGGCTATTCCCTATTACCAGAAGAACCCCTCGATGCAGCAATACAACTTGAGCGTCCAACACGAGTTCAAAGGCAACAACCTTTTGACGGTTGCATATGTCGGCGACGTTGGCCGCCATCTGGATACGTCCCGTAATGTGAACCAGATTCCTGTCGGTGTGGGAACAATGAACGTTCCGGCGCTGGCAGGGAACGGCTGCAATAGCTCAGGCAACTGTGATGTCCAGTCGCTTCTGATGACCAACCAGGTAAGCCCCAACTACTTCTACCCCTACCAGGGGTTCGGCCGGATCAACCAGAAACAGTTTACCGCCGTGTCAAGCTACAACGCCCTCCAGGCTGACTTTCGCCACACAACGGGCTTTGGCTTGACTCTCCAGGCTGCTTATACCTGGTCGCACACTATAGACAACTCAACTTCAAGCTACTTTTCAACCGGCGTCGATGATAATTTTGACATGAACCGCTGGAAGGGCACGTCTGATCTCAACCGCGCCCAGGTTTTTGAGGTGAATTACGTTTACTCTCTACCATTCTTCAAAAACTCCACTAACGGTTTCGCCAAACAAGCCCTGGGTGGGTGGCAGATCAGCGGAATCACCACCTTTTTCACAGGGGTGCCTGTAGACTTCGGCTGCGGTGTGAACGCGTTCTCCACTGGAATTGGCACGGGAGTTCGCTGCAATACAGTCGGGCCATTAAATGTTCAAAAGGGCACGTACAACGACCCACAATTTGGCCCGATGGTAAGCTGGTTTAACCCCTCTGTTATTACCCAGCCATTGCAAAGCCAGCTTTTAGCTAACGGCCAGCCTGGGATGTTCGGGTATATGGGCCGTAATATGCTTACGGGGCCGGGCCGGAACAATTGGGACCTTGCTTTACATAAGGACATCACTTTTCCCTGGTTCCGGGCGGAGAACTCCACTCTTCAATTCCGGCTTGAAACATTCAACAGCTTCAATCATCCTCAGTGGAATTCCATCAACGCCGGTTGTAGTGGATCCATTGGCTTTGGCCAACCCTGTACCCAGGTTGGGAACGGAGAAGTTAATAGCACGTGGAGTCCCCGCAATGTGCAATTGGGAATGAAATTTATTTTCTAA
- a CDS encoding tetratricopeptide repeat protein: MTGDVRVNRMRVACLQLFICLILASGFAPAQQSPGSLSVLFESAQQALIAHEYKRAETGFLECLKIDPHFVPALSNLGVVYMRLEKYDTAIVTFRKAKALAPQMSEVDLNLGLAYYRKQEFGKAASEFSRVLQSTPGNRQAQYLLGVCYFMQEEWGRALAALEPLEPVERNNTDFLFELGVAYGKCNRTDEALKTFGQMLQAGGDTAPMHLLLGVAYLTLGQNLKARDELEKAVSLNPQLPFSHYNLGVACQRLDQLDRAIAEFRLEITLSPHQPWSFESLGIIYLQQSHQDRALEMLIKAISINPKLPNSLDGVGKIYLEKGDPEKAISYFRRAVGLQPDSAKLHFQLGQAYLNAGEREKAKQEMAEAGRLQAQARADFQHALSGVLPAPEVSVGGH; the protein is encoded by the coding sequence ATGACAGGAGACGTTAGAGTGAATCGAATGCGAGTGGCCTGCCTTCAGCTTTTTATCTGTTTGATCCTGGCCTCCGGTTTTGCGCCAGCACAACAGTCCCCAGGCAGCCTAAGTGTGCTCTTCGAGTCGGCACAGCAGGCCTTGATTGCGCATGAGTACAAGCGCGCGGAAACGGGATTCCTTGAATGCCTGAAAATAGACCCTCATTTCGTTCCTGCTCTTTCCAACTTGGGCGTCGTTTATATGCGTCTTGAAAAATATGATACAGCGATCGTGACCTTTAGGAAGGCAAAGGCACTCGCTCCCCAGATGAGTGAAGTTGATCTGAATCTGGGGCTGGCGTATTACCGGAAGCAGGAGTTTGGGAAGGCTGCTTCGGAATTCTCGCGCGTATTACAATCCACCCCCGGGAACCGCCAGGCACAATACCTGCTGGGAGTCTGTTATTTCATGCAAGAGGAGTGGGGCCGTGCGTTGGCCGCCCTGGAACCTCTTGAACCCGTCGAGAGGAACAATACAGATTTTCTTTTTGAGCTTGGCGTTGCCTATGGCAAATGCAATCGCACGGACGAGGCCCTCAAGACTTTTGGGCAGATGCTTCAGGCGGGTGGCGACACGGCCCCGATGCATTTGCTCCTGGGAGTCGCATACCTCACCCTTGGCCAAAATCTGAAGGCTCGAGATGAGCTTGAGAAGGCTGTCAGTCTAAATCCCCAGTTGCCGTTCTCACATTACAATCTCGGTGTGGCTTGTCAGCGTCTGGATCAACTGGATCGAGCCATTGCCGAATTTAGGCTGGAAATAACACTTTCCCCCCATCAACCCTGGAGTTTTGAAAGCCTCGGAATCATCTATCTCCAGCAATCTCACCAGGACCGCGCCCTCGAAATGCTCATCAAGGCCATTTCGATTAATCCCAAGCTTCCCAACTCGCTAGACGGTGTTGGAAAGATCTATCTGGAAAAGGGGGATCCTGAAAAAGCGATTTCTTACTTCCGACGGGCCGTAGGGCTTCAGCCCGATAGTGCAAAATTGCATTTCCAATTAGGGCAGGCTTATCTGAACGCCGGCGAGCGTGAAAAGGCCAAGCAGGAGATGGCCGAAGCAGGACGGCTGCAGGCTCAAGCTCGAGCCGATTTTCAACACGCTCTTTCCGGGGTACTGCCGGCGCCTGAAGTTTCTGTCGGAGGTCACTAG
- a CDS encoding 3-ketoacyl-ACP reductase yields MFPEYPAALVTGGSRGIGRGICINLARAGFGVAINYRSNADAAEECKRLCIEAAPDAKKAKFETVRADISKPEGRARLVEYITKTQGWIDVLVNNAGAAPEVRTDLLEATEESFDRLIAINLKGPYFLTQAVANYWLSGLQSLPAERAKPRVVNISSLSAYAASVNRGDYCVSKAGLAMATQLFATRLAEYGIHVYEVRPGIIATDMTAGVQEKYDRMIAGGLTPIARWGTPEDVGRAVAAIAQGAFPFSTGEVINVDGGFHLRRL; encoded by the coding sequence ATGTTCCCAGAATATCCAGCAGCTCTGGTAACCGGTGGATCTCGAGGCATTGGCCGGGGGATCTGCATTAACCTGGCCCGTGCAGGGTTCGGAGTTGCAATCAATTACAGGTCGAATGCCGATGCCGCGGAAGAATGCAAACGGCTGTGTATTGAAGCTGCGCCTGACGCGAAGAAGGCAAAGTTTGAAACTGTCCGTGCGGACATTTCCAAGCCGGAAGGCCGCGCCCGCCTGGTCGAATATATTACAAAAACGCAAGGCTGGATTGATGTGCTGGTCAACAACGCCGGTGCAGCTCCTGAAGTGCGCACCGATCTGCTGGAAGCCACAGAAGAAAGCTTTGACCGCCTGATCGCCATCAACTTGAAAGGGCCTTACTTTCTGACTCAGGCAGTAGCCAATTACTGGCTCTCCGGGCTTCAGAGCCTTCCCGCGGAGCGCGCAAAGCCCAGGGTAGTCAACATCTCTTCCCTCTCGGCCTATGCAGCCAGCGTTAATCGGGGAGATTACTGCGTGAGCAAAGCCGGCCTCGCAATGGCTACGCAATTGTTTGCCACGCGCCTGGCCGAATACGGCATCCATGTCTACGAGGTGCGCCCCGGTATCATTGCAACTGACATGACCGCCGGCGTTCAAGAGAAATACGACCGCATGATTGCCGGGGGACTGACCCCCATAGCCCGCTGGGGAACGCCTGAGGACGTGGGCCGCGCGGTTGCCGCCATCGCACAGGGTGCATTTCCGTTTTCCACCGGCGAAGTGATTAACGTGGACGGAGGCTTCCACCTCCGCCGACTGTAG
- a CDS encoding glycosyl hydrolase, whose amino-acid sequence MIRIDFELTPDKLRPKIERLFELSAAKIRAIEQAWDPASGPPVVTAKGRYQPREWTDWTRGFQYGSALLQFDATGEAWFLECGRERTRKWIESYITHTGVHDHGFNVVSTYGNLARLACEGKIQATQPEQDYYRLALKASGAVQAARWSRTHDGSGYIYSFNGAHSMFVDTIRSLRSLAIAHRLGYALHEESDLRVSLLERLVQHADVTARYSVYYGEGRDLYDVRGRVAHESLFNAKDGRYRCPNVQQGYSPYTTWTRGLAWAILGFAEQLEFIHTLPANELESLGGRANVEAMMLRAAEATADFYLEQTPADGVPYWDTGAPGLVKLGDYLSRPGDPFNEYEPVDSSAASIAAQGLWRLGHYLERVRQRAEQGKRYRQAALTVARTLLAEPYLSTDSSHQGLILHSIYHRPRGWDYVPERRKAPCGESCMWGDYHARELALVLLREARQEQELHFFNV is encoded by the coding sequence ATGATCAGGATCGATTTTGAACTCACGCCTGACAAGCTCCGCCCGAAGATCGAGCGGCTGTTTGAACTTTCGGCCGCAAAAATCCGCGCCATTGAGCAGGCCTGGGACCCCGCTTCCGGCCCGCCTGTGGTGACGGCGAAGGGGCGTTACCAGCCGCGAGAGTGGACCGACTGGACGCGAGGCTTTCAGTACGGGTCGGCGCTGCTGCAGTTTGATGCCACCGGCGAGGCATGGTTCCTCGAGTGCGGGCGCGAGAGGACGCGGAAGTGGATAGAAAGCTACATCACGCACACCGGCGTCCACGACCATGGCTTCAACGTGGTGAGCACCTACGGCAATCTGGCCAGGCTGGCCTGCGAAGGCAAAATCCAGGCAACGCAGCCGGAGCAGGATTACTACAGGCTGGCGCTCAAGGCCAGCGGCGCAGTCCAGGCGGCGCGCTGGTCGCGCACGCACGACGGCAGCGGATATATCTACTCTTTCAACGGCGCGCACTCCATGTTTGTGGATACCATCCGCTCGCTGCGGTCGCTGGCCATTGCTCACCGGCTCGGTTATGCGCTCCACGAGGAATCGGACCTCCGGGTCTCGCTGCTCGAACGCCTCGTGCAGCACGCCGACGTCACCGCCCGGTATTCGGTCTATTACGGCGAAGGTCGTGACCTCTACGACGTGCGCGGCCGAGTTGCGCATGAGTCGCTGTTCAACGCAAAGGACGGCCGCTATCGCTGCCCCAACGTTCAGCAGGGCTATTCTCCCTACACCACCTGGACGCGCGGCCTGGCGTGGGCCATCCTGGGCTTTGCTGAGCAACTGGAATTCATCCACACACTGCCAGCGAATGAATTGGAAAGCCTGGGCGGCCGCGCAAACGTTGAGGCCATGATGCTCCGCGCGGCGGAAGCAACCGCGGATTTTTATCTTGAGCAGACTCCAGCCGACGGTGTTCCTTACTGGGACACGGGCGCACCCGGCCTTGTAAAACTCGGGGATTACCTTTCGCGGCCGGGCGATCCCTTTAATGAATATGAGCCCGTGGATAGCTCCGCTGCTTCGATTGCCGCGCAGGGGCTGTGGCGGCTGGGCCATTACCTCGAGCGTGTCCGGCAGCGCGCGGAGCAGGGCAAACGTTACCGGCAGGCGGCGCTGACGGTGGCCCGAACGCTGCTCGCGGAACCTTATCTTTCCACCGACTCCTCTCACCAAGGTTTGATTCTCCATTCCATCTATCACCGGCCGAGGGGTTGGGACTACGTGCCGGAAAGGCGCAAGGCACCGTGCGGCGAATCCTGCATGTGGGGCGACTATCACGCGCGTGAACTGGCGCTGGTGCTGCTGCGTGAAGCCCGGCAGGAGCAGGAACTCCATTTCTTCAACGTTTAG
- a CDS encoding SDR family oxidoreductase, translated as MLEQFKLDGKIALVTGCRRGIGKAIALGLAEAGADIIGVSRSMDSSASEVERGVLARGRRFKGYACDFADRTALYALIGQLEKDFSAIDILINNAGTILRAPATDYPDEYWDTMMDVNLNSQFILTREIGKRMVERGNGKVIFIASLLTFQGGILVPGYAASKGGIGQLTKALANEWASKGVQVNAIAPGYISTDNTVALRNDPVRNKAILERIPAGRWGEPEDLQGMAVFLASSASNYVNGSVFTVDGGWMAR; from the coding sequence ATTCTTGAGCAATTCAAGCTGGACGGAAAAATTGCACTGGTAACCGGATGCCGGCGTGGCATTGGAAAAGCGATTGCCCTCGGACTCGCCGAAGCCGGAGCCGACATCATCGGCGTCAGCCGGTCAATGGATTCTTCAGCCAGCGAGGTTGAGCGAGGAGTTCTCGCTCGCGGGCGCAGATTCAAAGGTTACGCCTGCGATTTTGCGGACCGGACAGCCCTTTACGCACTGATCGGGCAGCTGGAAAAAGATTTCTCTGCCATAGACATTCTCATCAACAATGCCGGGACGATCCTTCGCGCACCGGCAACCGATTATCCCGATGAATACTGGGACACGATGATGGATGTGAACCTGAATTCCCAATTCATTCTGACCCGCGAAATTGGCAAGCGCATGGTTGAAAGAGGAAACGGCAAAGTCATCTTTATTGCCTCGCTGCTTACCTTTCAAGGCGGGATTCTGGTTCCCGGCTACGCGGCGAGCAAAGGTGGAATTGGCCAGCTGACCAAAGCCCTGGCCAACGAATGGGCTAGCAAGGGAGTTCAGGTCAATGCGATTGCTCCCGGTTACATCAGCACGGACAATACTGTTGCACTAAGGAACGATCCTGTGCGAAACAAGGCCATCCTCGAACGCATTCCGGCCGGAAGGTGGGGAGAGCCGGAGGACCTCCAGGGCATGGCCGTCTTTCTTGCTTCATCGGCTTCCAACTACGTGAACGGTTCGGTGTTCACAGTGGACGGTGGCTGGATGGCCAGGTAA